The DNA region AAAGCGAAATAGCTATTTCTCGTAGCAATTCCTTAAATTTGCAGTCAAAATTTATCCACGATGAGTAATATCAGAATCACAAAACAATTTAGTTTCGAAACCGGTCACGCCTTATATGGCTATGATGGAAAATGTAAAAATGTGCATGGTCATAGTTATAAATTGTCGGTAACGGTTATCGGGAAACCAATTACCAATCGCAATGATGTGAAATATGGGATGGTTATTGATTTTGGTGATTTAAAGAAAATCGTGAAAGAAGAAGTAGTAGATCAGTTTGATCATGCTACTGTTTTTAACGAAACTACTCCACATATTGAATTGGCTGCAGAATTAAAAAATCGTGGACATCATGTTATTTTAGTGGATTATCAACCTACTTCTGAAAATATGGTTATTGATTTTGCTCAAAGAATTATCAGTAGATTGCCTGATGGAATTGAATTATTTTCTTTAAAACTGCAAGAGACTGATACTTCATTTGCAGAATGGTTTGCAAGTGATAATCAATAATTTTCCAAAACCTACTTTTGATACATGCAGTTAGCTTCTAATAAAAAAATATATTTTGCTTCCGACCAACATTTTGGTGCTCCTACTGCCGAATTGAGTTTTCCTAGAGAACAAAAATTCGTGGCTTGGCTGGATGAGGTAAAAAAAGATGCAGAAGCTATCTTTCTTTTAGGAGATTTATTCGATTTTTGGTTCGAATATAAAACCGTTGTTCCTAAAGGTTTTGTTCGAATTCTAGGCAAATTAGCTGAAATTCGCGACAGCGGAATTCTAATATATTTCTTCGTTGGTAACCACGATTTGTGGATGGAAGACTATTTTGAAAAAGAATTGAACATTCCTGTTTATCATGATAATCGCGAATTTACTTTTAATGGAAAAACTTTTTTAATAGGTCATGGCGACGGAAAAGGACCCGGAGATAAAGGCTATAAACGCATGAAAAAAGTGTTTACTAATCCTTTTTCTAAATGGCTTTTCAGATGGTTACATCCTGATTTAGGAGTGCGATTAGCTCAATATTTATCAGTTAAAAACAAATTGATTTCTGGAGAATCAGATGTGAAATTTTTAGGAGAAGATAAGGAATGGTTGATTTTGTATTCCAAAAGAAAATTAGAAAGCAAACATTATGATTATTTGGTTTTTGGCCACCGCCATTTACCAATGATTCATCCCGTAGGGCAAAATGCTAATTATGTTAATCTGGGCGATTGGATTTCTTATTTTACCTATGGTGTTTTTGATGGTGAAACTTTCAAATTAAAAACATTTGGAAACTAATTTCGTCCTTCGCCGTAAAGGTATATTTCCATTTCTACTTTAAAAAGGGTTCCATTTACTAAATCTTTTATTTCTTTTAATTCATTCATGGAAACACTGAGATCTAAAGGATAAAGAGGTGTTTTTAGTAAAAATTTGCAATTAGCATTTTTAAGCGCACAGTCTTCACAATAACTGTTTTTAGCGATACTTTCGTCAATCAAATAGTTGAAATCTTTAAGTTCACTCAGGTTCAAAAATAAACCTATTTCTTTTAAGATAATCTGTATTCTACATGGTATACTTCCTTCTTCTTTTTCCCAATAGAAAGCAATTCCAATGTTGTTTAGATAAATTTGATGTATTTGTTCCATAGTTTCAAGAATAGGTAACAAATATAATTATTATTTTTAATTGTTCTAAATAAAAATAATATAAAATTGTTTAAAAAAAACAGCTTCTGTTAACTAAGCTGTTTTTTTACAATTTCAATTATTGCATCAAGATTCGTAACATTGGTATCAATTGCAATGCTGTTGTTGCCGTAAGGCTCATATTTTTCTGGGATAGTTACTGAAAATAAACCTAAAACTGGAGTTTGAGATGCGCAAGCCAGATGCATTATTCCGCTATCGGCACCTATGAAAACTTCAGTTTTAGCGATAAATGCGGCAATTTCACGAACGTCTTTACTGTAAAAGGATGGTGCTTTAAAACCTATTTGAGATACATTTTCAACCGGTAATACTTCGACGATATTATAATCCGGGAAAGTGGTAAGCAATTTTTCATACACTGGATTCCACCATTCAGGGGGATAGCATTTTGCACCAGTCGCAAATGTAAAAATAGCGATGGTTTTCTTGTCGTTAGGAACTATTGCATCCAATGTAGCTTTGGCATCCTGAAGCTCTTTATCACTAAGTTTAATGTTAATAGTTGGCACTTCTTTAGTTTGATTTACAAAACCAAGTTGGCCCAAATAATGGCGTAATTCATATACAGGATATTTAGCCATGTGATTGTAATCCGGATGGGATTTTATAATGGCTTCGTTTAATTCCCCAAACAATTTATAATTGGCGTTCGCAAATTGAGTTGATAAACGTCCAGACGAAGAACCTTTATCGATATTGATTACTAAGTCATATTTCTTTTGTTTGATTTTAAACCAAACTTTTATGTAATTGATAATATCGCTAAAAGGTTTTCTAGGTAAAACAATAAAATTTTCTACAGAAGAATAGTTTTTAAAAACAATGGGACCTAAACCTCCTTTGATAAAAATATCAATTTTACAATCCGGAAAGGTATTGTTAATTTCTTGAACTAGAGGAGTGATAAGAAGTAAATTTCCAAGACGGTGATTAGGACGTGATATTAAAATATTTTTAAAATCTACCTTGGAATGGGTATCAATAGTATTGAATTTTGTGCTTCCAATATTTTTGGTTAAAGTACGCGTAACTTTTCTTCTTACCTTATTAATTTCTGTTTTAAAGCTCATTTGTTTTTTTATAAAGCGGTGAAATTACTATAAACACCAAATAGTTACATAAATATAAGGATTACGATTCCTTTTTTTA from Flavobacterium nitratireducens includes:
- a CDS encoding 6-pyruvoyl trahydropterin synthase family protein encodes the protein MSNIRITKQFSFETGHALYGYDGKCKNVHGHSYKLSVTVIGKPITNRNDVKYGMVIDFGDLKKIVKEEVVDQFDHATVFNETTPHIELAAELKNRGHHVILVDYQPTSENMVIDFAQRIISRLPDGIELFSLKLQETDTSFAEWFASDNQ
- a CDS encoding UDP-2,3-diacylglucosamine diphosphatase; amino-acid sequence: MQLASNKKIYFASDQHFGAPTAELSFPREQKFVAWLDEVKKDAEAIFLLGDLFDFWFEYKTVVPKGFVRILGKLAEIRDSGILIYFFVGNHDLWMEDYFEKELNIPVYHDNREFTFNGKTFLIGHGDGKGPGDKGYKRMKKVFTNPFSKWLFRWLHPDLGVRLAQYLSVKNKLISGESDVKFLGEDKEWLILYSKRKLESKHYDYLVFGHRHLPMIHPVGQNANYVNLGDWISYFTYGVFDGETFKLKTFGN
- a CDS encoding glycosyltransferase family 9 protein yields the protein MSFKTEINKVRRKVTRTLTKNIGSTKFNTIDTHSKVDFKNILISRPNHRLGNLLLITPLVQEINNTFPDCKIDIFIKGGLGPIVFKNYSSVENFIVLPRKPFSDIINYIKVWFKIKQKKYDLVINIDKGSSSGRLSTQFANANYKLFGELNEAIIKSHPDYNHMAKYPVYELRHYLGQLGFVNQTKEVPTINIKLSDKELQDAKATLDAIVPNDKKTIAIFTFATGAKCYPPEWWNPVYEKLLTTFPDYNIVEVLPVENVSQIGFKAPSFYSKDVREIAAFIAKTEVFIGADSGIMHLACASQTPVLGLFSVTIPEKYEPYGNNSIAIDTNVTNLDAIIEIVKKQLS